GGTTACCCTGGTGGGGCCGCGGCGCGAAATCCCGCGGGTGCGCGTGCTGGGGCCGCCGCGCGGCGAGACCCAGGTCGAGATCTCCCGCACGGAGGAGTTCCAGCTCGGCATCAACGCCCCGGTGCGCATGTCGGGAGACCTGGAAGGCACACCTGGCCTCATCATCCGCGGCCCGAAGGGTGAGGTGAAGCTGGATAAGGGTGTCATCATCGCCCACCGCCATATCCATATGTCGCCGGAAGATGCCCTGCTGTTCGGGCTGAAAGATAAGGACGTGGTGATGGTGCGCGTGGAGGGGGATCGCGAGCTGATCTTCGGCGATGTCATCGTGCGCGTGCACCCCAACTTCCGGCTGGAAATGCATGTGGATACGGACGAAGGGAATGCGGCGCAGTTGGGGCCGAACGCCATCGGCTATCTGGAGGGCATCCAGCGGCGCGGCGCCAACGAATGAGGACCTTTACCGCATAACAAAGGGGCCGGCATGTTGCCGGCCCCTTTTGCATTCCCCATGCGGCTATCCGTTCCAGCGCCGGCGGGTGGAGACGAACAGCCCCACCAGCGCTGTGCCGGCCATCACCAGGAAGGTGACGTGGAAGCCGCGGTAAAAGGCCAGCGGGTCGCCGGCGCGCTGGGCCTGAAGCTCGACCGTCGAGAAGATGGCCGAGCTGAAGCCGATGCCCAGCACCATGCCCACGTTGCGCGCCGAGGCCATGATGCCGCCGGCCACTCCCTGGCGGTGGCGCGGCGCGGACCCCATCAGGGCGTTATTGTTGGGGGTGGTGAACAGGCCCATGCCAATGCCCAGGATGCCCAGCAGGAGCGGCACCCTGGTGAGGGGGGTCTGGGGACCCAGCAGGGAAATCAGCGCCATGCTCAATGCCAGCACCGTCAGGCCGGCGCTGGTGAGCCAGAAGGAGCCGATTTTATCGGACAGCGTGCCGGTCAGCGGGGACAATACCGCCATGACCACCGCCTGGGCCGAGAGGATGAGGCCGGCGTGGTCAGGGCTCATCCCGCGCGCTTGGATAAGGTAGAAAGGCATAAGAATGGAAACGCTGTACAAACAGATATAGACGATGATGGCCGAGGCCGTGGCAACCGTAAAGGTCCGCGAGCGGAACAGGTCCAGGTCCAGCATGGGATAGGGCACGCGCCGTTCGATGCGCACGAACAGCGCCAGCAGTACCAGGGCCGCAATGATGCATCCCAGGGTGCGCGGTGAGAGCCAGCCCCAATCCCGGCCGCGGTTTAGCCCAAAGAGCAGGGTCACCAGGCCGATCATGAAGACGCCGGCGCCAAGGGGGTCGAAGCGCTCGGCGTGGTTGGTGACCCTGCCGGCGGGAATCACCCGTGTGGCGATGAGCAGTGCGAACAGGCCGATAGGGATATTAATGAAGAACACGGAGCGCCAGCCGAACAACGCCGTCAGGAATCCGCCCAGCGATGGCCCCAGGGTCAGGCCGAGGTAGGTCATGGTGGCCTGCATGCCAAGCGCCTGTCCCCTCTGCTGGGGCGGGAAAGTGGTGGTAAGGATCGCCGGCCCGTTGGAAGCCAGGATGGCGCTTCCCACAGCCTGGAAGGCGCGCGAGACGATCAGCGCCCAGACGCTGGGCGCGAAACTGCAGGCGGCCGACCCGATGACAAAGATAACGAAGCCGATGACAAACACCCGTTTGTGTCCGTACAGGTCTCCCAGCCGGCCAAATGTGAGCAGTAATCCGCTCAGCACTAATAGGAAAACGGTGACCACCCAACTGGTGATGAGCATGTCGGATCGGAAGTCGCGTGTGATGATGGGGAGCACGGCGTTGACCACACTGCTGTCCAGCGCGGTCATGAATGTGGCGATGCCCACGGAAACCAGCACCCACCACTTCAGGGCGACGCCGGCGAGCCGGCGCTCGCTGGACAAAGGAGGAGCCGCAGAACCTTCTGGATGCAGAGACATGGCTTCGACGTTCTCCTGTCATGTAAGAGTGTATGCCTATCTACCTCATGGAGCTCCGCACAGTAGTATAGATTATATTCCCATAGGGAGCTGGAGCAAAACGAGCGGCCGGCAGTTCCAACGCCCGGCTGTATAAATTGTGGTATAATATCCCCGAACGAATGCCTGAACCGCCGGCGAGAAGCCATCCATGTCTCTGGTGACCAGACGCCTATCCTCCTGGAATTATGCCCTGTTTGTTACAGCGGCCGCCGCTGTGCTGTTGCTGATATTCCTGGCAACGCCGGCCGCGCCCCTCTTGCTTTCCTCCCCCCAACTGCTGAGGAACGGCTCGTTTGAAGAGGGATTCTCTCCGCATGGAGCGGCTGTGGAATGGTCGGCGTTCGACAGCGGGGGCGGGGGATGGTACATTTGGGAGGATGCCGGCCGGCGGGGCCAGTCATGGCAGGGCAAGAGCGCCCAGCGCATTCAGCTTTTGCCGGCGGAGGAGGCGCTGGTGGGCGGGGCGCAGTTCGCCGGCATTTGCCAGGCGGTGACACTGGCCGCCGGACAGACCTACATGTTGGGACTGCGCGGCCGGCTGACGGCTTCCTCCTCTGAACGCTTGGATGCCCCGGTGCGCGCCCAGTGGGGCGCCGCATGGGGGCAGGACGTGACCTGGCGGAAGGTCGCTGTATGGCATGACATCCCCTGGCCAGCGGTCCAGGAAGAGGAGGCCGGCCAATATTGGCTTCCCCTGGAGACCAGCTTCACCGCGCCGGCGGAGGCAGGGCTGGTATGTGTCCGCCTATGGCGCCGGCGCGAGTTCTCCCAACAGCCGGCCAGCCTGTACCTGGATGACGCCCGCCTGGCGGCATATCGCCCCGGCGTGCTGGAGGAGGAGCATCCCAAACCGCCTCAGGCTTCGTTAGGTGTGCCATCCTTCGTGATGGCCGGCGTCGAGACCGTTATACGCGTCACCGTGGATGGGGATAGCGAAGTTCAGGCGCTCGTGCTGTACGATGATGACCACATCCTGACGGCGCTGGATGGACGCGCCGGGCCTGTACCGCGGGATGCGCGCCTCATCTGGCGGCCGGAAACCGTCGGCCGGCATTATCTGCGCGCGGAGGTCTGGGGCGCTGGCGGCCATGTCGCCTGGGCCGGCCAGGAGGTTGCCGTGGGAGAAGCGGCGGAGTTTCTCTCGGAGAATACCCCGCTCCTGCCCGATGCGGGAGGAACGGCGTCGTATCAGCTCCCCGTCCAGGGACTGCGGCCCGGCGCGCAGTACACGCTGAACCTGATCGTGCGGCTGGACACGGACAGGCCGCCGCGCGCTTCCGCTCCTCCCTGTCTGGCGCAGTATGGATGGGAATGGGGCGGGGGTG
Above is a genomic segment from Anaerolineae bacterium containing:
- a CDS encoding MFS transporter, whose protein sequence is MSLHPEGSAAPPLSSERRLAGVALKWWVLVSVGIATFMTALDSSVVNAVLPIITRDFRSDMLITSWVVTVFLLVLSGLLLTFGRLGDLYGHKRVFVIGFVIFVIGSAACSFAPSVWALIVSRAFQAVGSAILASNGPAILTTTFPPQQRGQALGMQATMTYLGLTLGPSLGGFLTALFGWRSVFFINIPIGLFALLIATRVIPAGRVTNHAERFDPLGAGVFMIGLVTLLFGLNRGRDWGWLSPRTLGCIIAALVLLALFVRIERRVPYPMLDLDLFRSRTFTVATASAIIVYICLYSVSILMPFYLIQARGMSPDHAGLILSAQAVVMAVLSPLTGTLSDKIGSFWLTSAGLTVLALSMALISLLGPQTPLTRVPLLLGILGIGMGLFTTPNNNALMGSAPRHRQGVAGGIMASARNVGMVLGIGFSSAIFSTVELQAQRAGDPLAFYRGFHVTFLVMAGTALVGLFVSTRRRWNG